From Fusobacterium sp. DD2:
TTATGGAAGTTGTTAAGTATCCTGATAAGATTTAAGAGTGAATAAAAAGGGGCTGTTGCAAATTTGTAAAAGATAAAATCCTCTAAGCTATCAATAGTTTCTATTTATATTGCTTACAGAAAGAAAATTTGAAACTCACTTCGTTCAAACAGTCAAATTTTCCGTATTCTGTTTCGCTTCATAAATAACGTAACTATTTCTAATGCCGAGAATTTTATTTTTACAGTTTTATAAATGCAACAGCTCCTTTTTAAACATTGCAATTCTTTCTAACTCTCTCTTTTGAAGTTCTATAACCCACTCAGTAAAGCCTTTTACATCTTCATTGGCTAAGTAATTAATATACCTGTTTTTTTCCGATTTAGGAATAATTATTGGAATTAAATTTTCTCTTAAACATGAATCAACCATCAGTAATCTTCCTGTTCTGCCATTCCCATCTGCAAAAGGATGTATTTGCTCAAACTTTATATGAGATTCTAAAATAATAGATACTTTATCCTCATCACTTTTAGCATTCTTCATTCTGAAATTATAGTTATCACACCAATCTTTCATTAATAAAGGTACCTGAGATGGTTTTGCAGGTTGAAATTTAGCTCCTAACACTATATTTTCATTTTTCTTATATTCACCAGCATCTTCTCGTAAATTTAGCATTACAGCCTTGTTATAGCTTTTTATTAATTCTGGAGTAAAAGCTTTGTCATAGCTATTTAATAAAATTGGAAAAACATTCCTGTAATTGTTCACTTCATTATACTCCTTTTCAGACATTGCTTTAGGAATATAGTTATTGATTAGAATTGATCCTACATCTGCAAGTGTAAGGGTATTTCCCTCAATTGCCGTTGAATGGTGTGCCATTCTAACTAACATATCTCGCATGTATTCATCTACTGATTTATATTTCTCCTTCATAGTAAACTCCTTATAAAATATCTAATGACAAGATTCAATAAGTCTAATTCTTCATGAGTCTTAATCCTGCTTATTTTTTAAATTATATTATTTCTATTTATATTTTACCATTTAGGTATGAAAAGGTCATCTTTTTTTTATAAGTATTTTTAATATATATTTTTTTAATTTAATTAAATTAAACTAGATGTATTTCATTATAAAAAGACAAAATTTTTTCAAGTACATATTTTAATTTTAATCCCAAAAGTATGGTATAATTGTTAATAAATAATCATTTATTGATATAAATATAAAAAGGGGAATATGAGTTATGGATATGCAAATTTTAGATAATAAAACACAGGGAAAAGTTATTGATAAATTAAAAGAAAATATTAAAACTGGAACTAAATTATCAATCATTTCTGCATATTTTACTATATATGCTTATGCTGAATTAAAAAAAGAATTAAATAAAATCACTAATTTGAGGCTTTTGTTTTCAGAGCCAACATTTATAAAAAACAAAAAAGATATAAATAGGGAATTTAAATTAAGTGGAAGCTATGAAAGAGGACTTGTTGGAGATAGATATGAAATGAAACTGAAAAATGAGCTCAAACAATCTGAAATAGCAAAAGAATGTGCAAATTGGATAAAAGAAAAAGTAGAAGTAAGAGCTTATGATGAAGAGTATCCCCTACCACAAAAAATGTACCTTATGGAAAACAAAAATGAAGAGAATTCTTGTATTATAGGAAGTTCGGATTTTACCTCTGGAGGACTTGGAATAGTACCATCAACTAAGTTGGATATGAACTCATTTGTGAAAAGTTCATTATATACTCAGCAGATGTTATCTCAATTTGATATGCTTTGGAATGACAAAGATAAAGCCAAAGATGTCAAAAAATTCCTGTTAGAAAGTCTAGAGGTAGTCTATAAGGAAAATAATCCAGAGTTCATATATTTTGTTACTTTATATAATGTTTTTAAAGATTACTTAGAAAATTTAACTGAAGAAGATATTGTTAAAAGTAAAACAGGTTTTAAAGAAAGTGTTGTGTGGAATAAGCTATATAATTTCCAAAAAGATGGAGTTTTAGGGATTATAGACAAACTTGAAAAATATAATGGTTGTATATTAGCAGATTCTGTAGGACTTGGAAAGACATTTGAAGCTCTGGCTGTAATTAAGTACTATGAATCTAGAAATAACAGAGTTCTTGTATTGTGCCCTAAAAAGTTAAGAGAAAACTGGTTAACATATAAGGGAAATAGAAGAGATAATATTTTAGAAAAAGATAGGTTAAATTATGACGTACTAAATCATACAGATTTATCAAGATACACAGGATATAGTGGAGAGATTAACCTGGAAAAGGTTTATTGGGAAAATTACGATTTAATAATAATAGATGAATCACATAACTTCAGAAACAATAATAATAAAAAAGATGATAAAGAGACAAGATACTCGAGACTTCTTAATCAGATTATAAAAAAAGGTGTAAAAACAAAAGTTCTAATGCTTTCTGCTACACCAGTTAATAATAAAATGAATGATTTGAAAAACCAGATTGCTTTTGCCACTGAGGGGGATGATTCAGCTTTAAGTGCTTATGGAATAAGAAGTATAGAGCAGACCCTGAGAAAAGCACAAATGGTATTTAATAAATGGAATGAACTTCCTGAAGAGAGTAAAAAAATAGAAGATCTTCTTGAATTACTGGAAATAGATTATTTTAAGCTTTTAGATATGCTAACAATAGCAAGAAGCAGAAAGCATATTCAGAAATATTATGATACCTCAAGTATTGGTGAATTTCCAAAAAGATTAAAACCACTGAATATAAAGGCGGATATTGACATTAAAAATGAGTTTATTCCTCTTTCAGAATTAAATAGACTTATTAGAAGTTTGAATTTGGCAATATATTCTCCTATTAAATATGTTCTTCCAAGTAAAGTAGCAGAATATAGTAAAAGGTATGACACTAATACAGGTAAGTCAATATTTAAGCAGGTAGATAGAGAGGAAAGCTTAGTTCATCTAATGAGAGTAAATATTTTAAAGAGAATGGAAAGTTCTATTTATTCTTTTGGTATTACAATATCTAAAATTCTTCAAAATATAGATATAGCTTTAAAGAAACTTGATAATTTTGAAGATGTAGATGAAGATTTTGATTTAGATGAATTTGATATAGATGACCCAAGATTAGATAGTGTGATGATAGGAAGTAAAAATGTAAAAGTTCTAATACAGGATATAGATCAAATTAGATGGAGATCTGAGCTTGAAGAGGATAAAAATATTTTAGAGAGGCTGTTAAAAGAAGCTTTTAAAATTACAGCTGGAAGAGACCAGAAATTAAAAGAACTAAAAGTATTGATAAAGGAAAAATTAAATAATCCATTAAATCCAGATAATAAAAAAATCATTATATTTACTGCATTTGCTGATACTGCAAAATATCTATATAATCATCTATCAAAACCGTTGTATGATGATTTTGGACTGTATTCTGCCTTGGTAACTGGTAGTGATAATCCAAAGACAAATCTGAAAGGAATAAGGATGGATTTCAATAATATTCTTACTAATTTTTCTCCACGTTCTAAGGAGAGAGTGGAGATGGATAAGCCGGAAATTGATATTTTAATAGCAACTGATTGTATTTCTGAAGGTCAGAACTTGCAGGATTGTGATTATCTAATTAACTATGACATTCATTGGAACCCAGTAAGAATAATCCAAAGGTTTGGTAGAATTGACAGAATTGGATCTAAAAATGATGTAATTCAACTTGTAAATTTTTGGCCAAATATGGAATTGGATGAGTATATTCATCTTGAGTCAAGAGTAAGTGGAAGAATGGTTATGCTGGATATGTCTGCTACAGGAGAGGAAAATGTAATTGTGGATAACGATGGCATGAATGACCTTGAGTATAGAAAGAAACAGTTGAAGCAACTTCAGGATAAAGTAGTGGATTTAGAGGATATAAATGGTGGAATATCTATAACGGATCTTACTTTTAATGACTTTAAAATGGATCTTGTTAACTATATGAAACACAATAAAGAGATTTTAAAGAAGGCACCAACTGGGATGTATGCAATTGCTAAGAGCAATTTAGAAGAAGCTGAAAAAGGGGTTATATTCTGCCTAAGACAGATAAATCAGGATATAAAGCCTAGTGTTTATAATGTGCTAAATCCTTATTTTTTAGTTTATATTAAAGAAAATGGGGAAATTCTTTTTAACTTTATTCAAAGCAAAAAGATTTTGGATATCTATAAAAAAGTATGTGTTGGACAAAAGGAATTATATCCATCTTTAATAAATGAATTTAATAAGGAGACAAATAATGCCAAAGATATGAGTAAATTTACAAATTTCCTAGAAAGAACAGTTGAAAATATTGTTGGAAAAGAGGAAGAAAAAGGGTTAGATAGTCTCTTTAGTTTTGACGAAACCGTACTAAATAGTTCAGTACAGAATATGGATGATTTTGAATTAATATCATTTTTAGTAATAAAATAGGGGTGTATAAAAGTGATAATTTTTAATCTGCCAAAAGCATGTAAAGTGGATAAAAATATCCCAAAAGAGATAATTTATAGAAATGCAGAAGCTGATGAAAAATTTAAAAGAATATTTATAGAAAATGTTGGAAAAATTAGATACGAATATGCATTAAATTATGAAAATAGTAATATTGAAAAATATGTAAGAGATGAAGAAAGATACGATGAGATACATTTTATTCGAGTGATATTAAAAGAAAAGGGAAAAGAGAATACAGTATCTAAGCTTTTGCATCAATTAATTCCAAAAGCAACAGTCTTTATGATGGAATGTGATTCAGAAATACTTATATCAACAGCAATTAAGAAAGTAGGAAATAATAGAGTTGAGATTGTACAAATTTATAATACTGATTGGTTAGATAAAGAAAATGAAAGACTTAAGGAGTTTGATTATAAAAATTTAAGCTCAGGAAATATGAAGTCTTTTTACGAAAGTATCGTTGAAAAAGTAAGAATTATAAATTTAGGTAAAGATTGTGAAGATATAGAGAAAGAGGATATAGAGATACTTGAAACCTTAAATAGAGAGATTGAAGAACTGAAAATGTTGAGAAAAAAGGAAACACAAGTTAATAGAGTAGTGAAAATTCAAAATGAATTATTAAAGAAAATAAAAGAAAGAAATTATATTATAAAAAAATAAAAGGAGATATGTATGAAAAAATTAGAGGGAAGAAGCATGGATATAGTGCAAGATAACATTGAAAAATTAAAAGAGATTTTTCCTGAAGCATTTACAGAGGGAAAAGTAGATTTTACAGTATTAAAACATTTATTAGGAGAAAAGATAGAGGATAGTAAAGAAAGGTACTCATTTACCTGGAAAGGAAAAACAAAAGCAAGACAAGTGGCTCAGCAGGTAAGTACAGGGACATTAAGACCTTCTAAAGAAGATTCTAAAAACTGGGATGATACAGAAAATCTATATATTGAAGGAGATAACCTAGAAGTATTAAAGCTTATGCAAAAATCATATCACGGGAAAATAAAAATGATATATATAGATCCACCATATAATACTGGAAATGATTTTATATATAGAGATAATTTTAGAGATAGTGTTCAGAATTATTTGGAATTAACAGGTCAAGTGTGCGAAAATAGTACGGGGGGGGGGGGTACTCGTTAACTACTAATAAAGAAACTAATGGTAGATACCATTCAGATTGGCTAAATATGATGTACCCAAGATTAAAACTTGCTAGAAACCTTTTAACAGATGATGGCGTTATTTTTATATCAATAGATGATAAAGAGTTGGTAAATCTAAAAAAAATATGTGATGAGATTTTTGGAGAGGAAAATTTAATTTCGAATTTAACAATTGAAACAGGAGAAATATTTGGTACAAAAGCTTCTCATGTAAGAAAAACATTTGTAAAAACAAAAGATTATATATTAGTATATTCGAAGAATAATTCTAGAAGTGTAGAACGAAAGCCATTGTATGATAAAATGAATGAAATGTATGATGAGCATTATAAGACAATTATTACAGAAGATTTAAAAACAATCGCTTTTGCAGAATATTTAAGAAATATAGATTGGGTAAAAGACTTGTTTAAAAAATTTGAGTTAAAATTGAAACTAAAAAATATTAGTAAACTTATGAAGTTAGATTCTAAGTTTAAAGATTTTATAAATTTTGAAATAAGTAATATTTTATATACTGACCAGCCTTATACTACTACTTTACCAGATGAATATTTAAAGGAGTTAGATAAAATAGGAATAATAAGATATAATTCTTTAATTTTATTTAAAACTAAGACAGGAAGTATTAGATACTATCAATCATTTTCTGAAGCTTTACATCAAACAGATAATTATTTTTCAGAATATTGTAGAGCCAGTGCAAGAGGTGATTTATGGAAAGGTTTCCATTACGATATGAGGAATATTGACGATGAAGGTCAACTGAAATTTAAAAATGGTAAAAAACCAGTGAGACTACTTAAACAATTGATGGAATGGGCAAATTATGAAAAAAATATAATTGTTCTAGACTTCTTCTCAGGTTCAGCAACAACAGCTCATGCAGTAATGAAACTTAATGCAGAAGATGGAGGAAATAGAAGATATATAATGGTTCAATTACCTGAACCTTGTGATGAAAAATCTGAAGCATATAAGGAAGGGTATAAAAATATTTGTGAGATAGGAAAAGAGAGAATTAGAAGAGCTGGAGAGATGATAAAAGATGAGCTTCAAAAGGAGAATGCTCAATTAAAACTGGGAGAAGAGTCTAAAAAATTACCTGACATAGGATTTAAAGTATTCAAGCTTGATTCTTCAAATATTAAAGAATGGGATAGTGAAGCAGAAGATTTAAAACAAACTTTATATGCATCTATAGAAAATATAAAATCCGATAGAACTTCTTTAGATATATTATACGAGGTTCTTTTAAAATATGGTCTGGATTTAAATGTACCTATAGTTGAACATGATCATTTTTACTCAATAGGCGGTGGAACTATACTAATTAATCTTGATAAAGAGATTAATATGGATGTAATTAACTCTATATGTGAAGAATACCAAAACTTACTTGAAATAGATGAGGATTTCAAGACAATGGTAGTATTAAGAGATTCCGCATTTGAAAATGATGAAGATAAGACTAACATGATGACAAGATTAGAGCAAATAGGTATTAAAGAAGTAAGAAGCATATAAGGGGAGTAGGTTATGAAGATAAAATTTGAAGAAAACTTGGATTATCAGATAGAAGCTGTTAACTCTATAGTAGATTTATTTTCAGGGCAAGAAAAGAACACTTGTCTTTTCAATGTTGAAAAAGAGAGAGGGCAAATGAAACTGGGAGTTGAAGAAAATGAGCTTGGAATAGGTAACTCACTTTTGCTTTTTCCTGAAGAGATTTTAAAGAACTTAAATGAGATACAAATTAAAAATTGTGTTGCTAAAACAACAAAATTGAAAAATAGTGACTATCATTTTTCTGTTGAAATGGAAACAGGGACAGGAAAAACATATGTATATATTAGAACTATAATGGAATTGAATAAAAGATATGGCTTTACTAAATTTATAATAGTAGTGCCATCAATAGCTATAAAAGAGGGAGTTTATAAGACTCTTGAAATTACGAAAGAACATTTTAAATCATTATATGATAATGTTCCTTACGATTATTTTATATATGATTCTAAAAAGCTGGATATGATAAGAAATTTTGCAGTAAATGATTCAATTCAGATTATGATTATAACAATAGATGCTTTTAATAAAGATACAAATATTATAAAACAGGAAAGAGATCAGGCAAATGGATATAGACCAATTGATTATATCCAGCAGTGTAATCCTATATTGATAATAGATGAACCGCAAAATATGGAAACTGAAAAAGCTAAAAATGCAATAAGTGAATTAAATCCACTCTGTACATTAAGATACTCTGCCACTCACAAAGATAAATATAATTCTGTATTTAAGCTGGATTCAATAGCAGCATATGAGAGAAAACTGGTAAAACAGATAGAGGTTGCTACAGTTGGACTTACACAAAATGCCAATACAGAATACATTAAAGTGGTAAATATAAAAGCTACTAAATCTGGAATAAGTGCCAGACTTGAAATGGATGTAAAAAGTGGAAAAGGTGTCAAAAGAAAAGAAATCAATGTTAAATTAGGTGATGATTTAAAAGAAAAAGCAAAAAGAGATATATATGATGGATATTTTGTAAATGAGATTACATATGATGAGAAGGATCCAAGTCAGTCATATATAGATCTTGGAAAAGTAGTACTTGTGTTGGGACAGGTAAATGGAGGAGAAAACCCCGATGTTATAAAAAGACTACAGATAAGAAAAACTATTCAAGAGCATTTTGACAAACAGATAAGATTAAAAAATAGAGATATAAAGGTTTTATCTTTATTCTTTATTGATAGAGTTGCTAATTATAGAACTTATGACCCTGAAACTGGAGAACCTCAAAAGGGTAAATATGCATTGATGTTTGAAGAAGAATATAATAAACTTCTGGAAATGCCTGAATATTCACAAATGGGAGATCAGTCAGTTCCATTGTATCTACGAGCTGAAAAAGCACATGATGGATATTTTTCAGCAGATAAAAAGAAAAGCGCAAGTGGAAAGGAATACTTTGAGGAAAAAGATACTAAAGGAAATACAAATGCTGACGATGACACATTTAATAAGATAATGAAGGATAAGGAAAAATTATTGAGTTTTGATGAACCACTATCTTTTATCTTTTCACATTCTGCATTAAAAGAGGGATGGGACAATCCTAACGTATTTCAAATATGTACTCTTAATGAAACAACGTCTGAAATGAAAAAAAGACAGGAAATAGGGAGAGGGCTTAGAATAGCAGTAAATCAAAATGGTGAGAGAGTTAGAGGATTTGATGTAAATACTCTTACGGTAATGGCAAATGAGTCATATGAGAGTTTTGTTGAAACACTGCAAAAAGAGATGGAAGAGGATGAAAAGATAAAATTTGGAGTAATAGAAAATTTTATTTTCTCAAATATTGTTACTAAGATAGAAAATGGTAATGAGATATATTTAGGACATGAAAATTCAAAAAAAATATATGATTTTTTAGTTGCAGAGGAATATATTGATGAGAAAGGAAATCCTAAAAACAAGTTAAAAAAAGATTTAAAAGATGACAGATTGAAACTGCCAGATGAATTTGAGGTAATGAGACCTGCTATTGAGAAGAAACTGAAAATGAGTGCAGGAAAATTAATAATTAAAAATGCTGATGATAAAAAACAGATTCGAGTAAATAAAGAAGTCTTTTTAAAAGATGATTTTAAACAATTATGGGATAAGATTAAATACAAAACAAGTTACCAGGTTGATTTCAATGGAGATAAATTAAAAGAAAAATGTATAGAGAATATAGACAATGAACTTTATATCCCAAATGAAAAATTTTTATTTGAAAAGACAAGGTTGGCAATAAGTAAAGGAGGAATACAGGAAAATTATACTTGTTCAGAACAAGAAGATGTTTCAC
This genomic window contains:
- a CDS encoding Fic family protein translates to MKEKYKSVDEYMRDMLVRMAHHSTAIEGNTLTLADVGSILINNYIPKAMSEKEYNEVNNYRNVFPILLNSYDKAFTPELIKSYNKAVMLNLREDAGEYKKNENIVLGAKFQPAKPSQVPLLMKDWCDNYNFRMKNAKSDEDKVSIILESHIKFEQIHPFADGNGRTGRLLMVDSCLRENLIPIIIPKSEKNRYINYLANEDVKGFTEWVIELQKRELERIAMFKKELLHL
- a CDS encoding helicase-related protein, which translates into the protein MDMQILDNKTQGKVIDKLKENIKTGTKLSIISAYFTIYAYAELKKELNKITNLRLLFSEPTFIKNKKDINREFKLSGSYERGLVGDRYEMKLKNELKQSEIAKECANWIKEKVEVRAYDEEYPLPQKMYLMENKNEENSCIIGSSDFTSGGLGIVPSTKLDMNSFVKSSLYTQQMLSQFDMLWNDKDKAKDVKKFLLESLEVVYKENNPEFIYFVTLYNVFKDYLENLTEEDIVKSKTGFKESVVWNKLYNFQKDGVLGIIDKLEKYNGCILADSVGLGKTFEALAVIKYYESRNNRVLVLCPKKLRENWLTYKGNRRDNILEKDRLNYDVLNHTDLSRYTGYSGEINLEKVYWENYDLIIIDESHNFRNNNNKKDDKETRYSRLLNQIIKKGVKTKVLMLSATPVNNKMNDLKNQIAFATEGDDSALSAYGIRSIEQTLRKAQMVFNKWNELPEESKKIEDLLELLEIDYFKLLDMLTIARSRKHIQKYYDTSSIGEFPKRLKPLNIKADIDIKNEFIPLSELNRLIRSLNLAIYSPIKYVLPSKVAEYSKRYDTNTGKSIFKQVDREESLVHLMRVNILKRMESSIYSFGITISKILQNIDIALKKLDNFEDVDEDFDLDEFDIDDPRLDSVMIGSKNVKVLIQDIDQIRWRSELEEDKNILERLLKEAFKITAGRDQKLKELKVLIKEKLNNPLNPDNKKIIIFTAFADTAKYLYNHLSKPLYDDFGLYSALVTGSDNPKTNLKGIRMDFNNILTNFSPRSKERVEMDKPEIDILIATDCISEGQNLQDCDYLINYDIHWNPVRIIQRFGRIDRIGSKNDVIQLVNFWPNMELDEYIHLESRVSGRMVMLDMSATGEENVIVDNDGMNDLEYRKKQLKQLQDKVVDLEDINGGISITDLTFNDFKMDLVNYMKHNKEILKKAPTGMYAIAKSNLEEAEKGVIFCLRQINQDIKPSVYNVLNPYFLVYIKENGEILFNFIQSKKILDIYKKVCVGQKELYPSLINEFNKETNNAKDMSKFTNFLERTVENIVGKEEEKGLDSLFSFDETVLNSSVQNMDDFELISFLVIK
- a CDS encoding DUF4391 domain-containing protein, with the translated sequence MIIFNLPKACKVDKNIPKEIIYRNAEADEKFKRIFIENVGKIRYEYALNYENSNIEKYVRDEERYDEIHFIRVILKEKGKENTVSKLLHQLIPKATVFMMECDSEILISTAIKKVGNNRVEIVQIYNTDWLDKENERLKEFDYKNLSSGNMKSFYESIVEKVRIINLGKDCEDIEKEDIEILETLNREIEELKMLRKKETQVNRVVKIQNELLKKIKERNYIIKK
- a CDS encoding DEAD/DEAH box helicase family protein translates to MKIKFEENLDYQIEAVNSIVDLFSGQEKNTCLFNVEKERGQMKLGVEENELGIGNSLLLFPEEILKNLNEIQIKNCVAKTTKLKNSDYHFSVEMETGTGKTYVYIRTIMELNKRYGFTKFIIVVPSIAIKEGVYKTLEITKEHFKSLYDNVPYDYFIYDSKKLDMIRNFAVNDSIQIMIITIDAFNKDTNIIKQERDQANGYRPIDYIQQCNPILIIDEPQNMETEKAKNAISELNPLCTLRYSATHKDKYNSVFKLDSIAAYERKLVKQIEVATVGLTQNANTEYIKVVNIKATKSGISARLEMDVKSGKGVKRKEINVKLGDDLKEKAKRDIYDGYFVNEITYDEKDPSQSYIDLGKVVLVLGQVNGGENPDVIKRLQIRKTIQEHFDKQIRLKNRDIKVLSLFFIDRVANYRTYDPETGEPQKGKYALMFEEEYNKLLEMPEYSQMGDQSVPLYLRAEKAHDGYFSADKKKSASGKEYFEEKDTKGNTNADDDTFNKIMKDKEKLLSFDEPLSFIFSHSALKEGWDNPNVFQICTLNETTSEMKKRQEIGRGLRIAVNQNGERVRGFDVNTLTVMANESYESFVETLQKEMEEDEKIKFGVIENFIFSNIVTKIENGNEIYLGHENSKKIYDFLVAEEYIDEKGNPKNKLKKDLKDDRLKLPDEFEVMRPAIEKKLKMSAGKLIIKNADDKKQIRVNKEVFLKDDFKQLWDKIKYKTSYQVDFNGDKLKEKCIENIDNELYIPNEKFLFEKTRLAISKGGIQENYTCSEQEDVSLKSRYKLPDIITFLQNETNLTRRSIVDILTRTKTLESFKKDPQYYLEQVSDIIKRTMRSFIVDGIKYQKIGDTEYYSQEIFKESELFGYLKTEMSKEGNMVKSSKSPYTNIVVDSEIERSFAKGLENNENVIVYTKLPGWFKIPTPLGNYNPDWAVLIKPDLSKDEKKLYFIVETKGSIFEEERRGVENMKISCGKKHFEAISPDIEFEVSNNFEQLSEKF